The segment AGGAAAATATCTGAAACCGAGGGCGATGGGAGTTCTGCAGCCACATCAATTCTTTGTGGTTGATGTTGCCCAACAATAGCTTGGATGGGGAAGAAAACCAAATCAAAGGCAGAGGCTTTTCAACTCCCTGCGGAACGCAAGCAGCCAGGCAGCGAGATCATGCGGGGACCGATGAGAGGAGCAGCCAGAGGTGGGGCAGAGCTCGGAGAGAGGCACAAAAGTCAAAGGAGGAAAAGGTCTGAGGGTGAGAGGCCCCATCAGCCACCTGCTGGTTTTCAGCCTGGTGCCTTAACGGGCGTGTGCCTAACCTGCAAGTGTGCACATGGCATCAGAGCCCTTCCTGCGCTACCTGTGGGCAAGCACTAAGCTAGGAGCCAACTAATCCCCAGCTAAATCCCTTCTTGTAAAAAACAGTTATTGCTCCAAAAGCCCAGGGCTGAGCATACGCGGCTACATGCGCCTCTTTCTACCTGAGGTCAAGTTTTTGAGAGGTTACCTGGCTTACATAAGAGCTGTTTGTGCATCTGCCAGCAGTAACCCAATACCCTTAACCACCAAAACCGTTTGTCAAAGAGAATTCTACTCTAAACAGTAAATGCAGGGCCCACGTAAGTCATCTTGCCAGGCCCTACGAAATATAAAAACCTGTTTGCACAGCAAACTGCACTTTTTCAAACTATCACTGCTAAAAACGATCCCAGTCAGTGTCACTGAATTGTCACAGGGTGTGAAACGGGAGTACCAAACACTGTTACAGAAacgctgttttatttttttgaacaaTATCGATCTGGTTACTGGTCCCACGATTACAAACAGTAAATGCAGGAAGCCACGCTCACCAAGGAGAGCTGGGACACGTGCTGTGCATCGCTGCACCTCAGGCAGGTAACACAGGGGCTCATTGAACAAGGGGTAGACCAGACGGAACCTAGGAGTACCTTACACAAACCAGGAAGGTTGTTACCCAAGCTCTGGTCTTCAACTCACgacattttcttcagtgaaatcTTTGCCGGTACACAGCCGCTTAGAGGCTggtttttctggaagaaaagttAGAAACATTCAGTTAGCGAACGTACAGTAAACAGACGGACCTGAACCGCAAGCCACGCAATGCTTGAGGGATTTAACAAGTGATGAGCCTTAAGATCAGCATTAATGGCCACAAAGAAAACTGCTACAGCAGTAAGGGAGGTCTTTTCTTTACCAAGTGCCTAAGAGGACTTTCAAAAGACCCGCACCAAGCGACATTTTGACCTGCACCTCAGTGCCACGCAGTAACAGCATTGACACACAGCAGGAGCGGCCTGAAGGAGCAAAAGGTGCAGCGGGAGGGCTGCTCCTCACCTTCAGCAGGGCAGGGCCTCTTGTACAGCACATCCGCTGGAACCTGGAAGCTAATGCACAGCATCTCCTTGTTGGGGGCAACGTTCCTCACCAGGTACGTAGCACAGCGCCCGTCCAGGGAGGCTCCCAGCGAAGCCTCGGCCCGTTCCTGAATCTCTTTGGCTGGGTTTTCGTGCTTGGAGAAGCCGTAGCAGTGCACtgtgggaaggacagcagcaccaCAGGGCTCTCCGACCAAGAGATGCCTGAAAACATCCAGAAATTCGAGAGCCGAGGCTGGCAAATTCATGACTATATGGACAGCGGGTTTCTGTGCCTCTTTTTCAAGCGCGAGCGCTTTACTAAGTTCCTCTCTTACTGGCCCCAGGAGGAAGTCTCTGCCATCCAGGTTGAACGCTTTGATTTTGTTGTCTACTTTGTTTAGCTTGCAGTTGTGCAGCAGCCATTTGTAGGATTCAGGGTTGAGATCGTTTGCAAATACGACGCACTTCTTCTTTGCTGCTGGGATAGCGAAAGGTCCAATCCCAGCGAAGACATCGAAAAGGACATCACCGGGCTTTAAAAGCTCAACGATGCGGCTGTGTTCTGTGGAAAGGCGGGGGTTCCAGTAGACCTTAGCAAAGTCCAACTCATATgagatattattttctttgacctGAAAGTCCAAAGCATTTGGTTAAGTCTCTGCGTTCAAATTCCAGACAGGTTAAAGCAATACCAGTAATTAAGACGGCTAAAAACCAAGGGGCTTTATCAAAAGGTGATGTGTACATTGACATTTTTCCCATTAGCAGTGTACAGAAATCTTGGATAAACAGCCCTGCTCATCACAAATAGCCATCAGGAACGTTCCAACTGTCAATCCACATGACTGGCTTACGCACGTCTTAATCACCAGGTGGAAATAAAGCAGCAACTTCGAATgaccataaaataaaaatctgaggCTTTTCAAATGCTTTGTGGCTGTCTGAAAACTCCTTTATTGAAAGCAGATCTTGGGAAGATGCCTCAAACCTTAGCACAGCGTCTACACAGTCAGTAAGTGCCTGAGAGCGCTGCAGCACGAGAACGGCAGCACTCAGCCAAACTCAAAGCCGCTGGGAGCCAATTGTGCAGCCTGAAAAAATGCTGCGCTTTCTCTCGGGGTGATGGAGTCTGGAAACGGAGCCAAACCCAGGCTTTGCGATGGCCGCTGCCCTACGAACAGACCTACAGAGAAATGGTGCCTGTTCAGATGAGAGGGATGCAGGATAACACCCACTTTGCTCTACCACACCCGCACGGTGTGACCCAGATCACTCCAGCATTTGCTCTGCCAGCAGGGAACACGCTGAGGTGGACCTGGCAGCCCAGCGGTGTGCCAGATGTGTGCGTAATGAGCCAAAATCATCTGCAAAATATTTGATCGTCCCTTCTGACCTGACGGTTCAAATGCCTTCTGCGTCCATGTGCAGGCTGTTCTTTGCCACCGAGCTATTCGACTTCTTACTTTGCTAACctcgtattttctctcctaaAAGAGTAAAACTGCCAACAGctatgaaagatattttttggtcAAGCCAGCCGCCAAGGTTCCAGCTAAAGACAAGAACCCCAAGGGAAGAATACTCAGCAGTTTAATAATGCTTTTCACATGAAAGATCTCAAAATAAATGAGATGAGGTTTGTCCTCTAGCTGTCAGAAAAAGAATTAAGATCAGGCAAACTCTTGCTTAAGCTGCAAAGACAGAGAGATTTAAGTACAAGGACTGGTaaaattaagaaacatttttttttgatcaaaTTCACTAAATGTTTTGGCCTCGGAGTGAGAAATACCCCCAAGTTTGTAACTAGTATCTCGTTAAGAAAcctgcttcagctgcttttCCATGTTATTGGCAATAGGCTGTGATCTGGGGAGAACCCTTACCTGCCTGATCCCTACGGCTGTGAGTTTGCTCATGGCAAAGCAGGACAAAACGAGACAGCAGTAACTGCCAACTCTCACACTCTGAAAGAGGTGTGAGGAGGGGCACCGTGCAAATGAATGGTGTTATCAGTGTCTCTTCCTCACCGCTTTTTGGTACGCCTTTGGGTTTTAGcacattaaatttaaaataaaaggggaaaaaatcctgtACCTTAGTGACCAGGTTGCTCTCTCCAGCGAGCACTTCCATTTCAAAGTTTCTGTACGTGCTGTCAATAATGCTGGTTTTATTCACCACACAGGTGATGCCTGGATTCTTGTCGATTATAACCTGTCCTGAAAGAAAGGGCAGAAGATACGATGGTTGAGGGACTGCAGCCTCTTAATGTTCTAAGAGATACAAACTCGACAGCCTATAGTCACATTTATAAAAGTGTGTATAATAGAACAACCTCCCTCCAACGATTGCAGATGTTATGGGATCTTACTGAAGCACATACTTTACCCTGATCCAGTGCTCAGCGAAGTGTGACTGCATAAGAGGAAAGAGCTGCACTTTGTGTACAGGTAAGGATCTGCACAAAGCTATTTAAAGCCAAAACGTAAAGCAATGAAGAGCGCTTTGAAGTTTTCTTTGTACAGGTAATAACTTATAGgtaaaataattctaaaaatatCTTTGGAAGTGAAGAATTACTTTTCTGATCAGAGTTTTTTACCTACCAATCAAATGTTTGTAAGGGAGCTGATGGTCCCTAAGATTGAAGTGAGCAATGTGACCGACGCGGCTAAAACCAGAGGTGACATCCTGGCCTTCAGGAAGGACCGCTCGGAGGATCTCCTCTGACTTGAAATTCTCGTAAGTCAGCTCCAAGTTATACCTGGACACCTCAGGAGGAATGTTAAGGTGCTTTAATacctcctgctctgcctgtcCCAGCGAGAATTCGGGTACTTGATGAGGATCCAGTATAACAAGCTTACTGCCCTCATCTTCTGGATCCTCAATCACTCGCTTTAGCCCAGGACGCTGCAGTACCGTGTGCTTCAGGGCCTTCACCAACGCATGGAcgatttctttctttactttaaGAACCGGAACAACGACCGTCCTTTTGAAAGCTTCTCTGTTGAGCAGGGTCATCCCTCGCACTTCGGGATTTGGCAAGTACAGTTCGGGGCTGCCATTCTCCTCCATGGTTTCACGCATTGTACAGAAATTGGCtgtctgagctgctgcagggaggccAGGTATTCTGCCAGAATGTTGCGCCAACAGCATCCAAACTGCTGGAAGTGATGTATTTGGTGCAGCTGTCCTGGAATGATTAGCTTTCAGTAGTCTGGCAGAGCATCCGAATCTCCATAGCGTCCTAGAAGAGAAATCATTCATTTTATAGACATGATGTAACCATTCCATTAAAAAGGCTGCAAATCACACGGATTTGCTGCTCTCTTAAACCAGAATTTCCATTTGTACCGAAGAGCCCACAACAGCTTTGTAAAAGCCCTTTATTACGAATTCTACCCTACGAACTTCTCTCCCTCTGCAAACGCGTTCTTAAACTTTTAACTAACCTGAAGCAGCGCGATCAGCCCCTCCTGCCAAACCTCTGCGGCCTCTCCCTATTCCAATAAACGCAATATTAACCCCAGCAagccaaataaaaaataataataataaaaatcgcCCCGCCGGCTCACCACCACACTCCGCATCCCCCGGCGAGgccccacgggggggctgcgaCCCCCAGAcggggcccgggcccggccgcgGCCTAGGCCCAGGCGGGCGCGGGGCAGCCCCGCGGGTAGGCCGcgcggttgccatggcaacgggaGGGGGGAGCGGTATCCATGGCAACCGCGCGCGcgccacccccccccacccccgcccTCACCTCATGCCGAGCCGCGCCGCGCGCGCTGGCGCCCCCGTGACGTCATCGCCACCGCGCGCACTGTGACGTTAAGCGGCTCCGCATGGCGGTGAGGGGGCGGGGTTTGTGTAGAGGCCACGCCCACTCTGTGTGTAGCCACGCCCCTTTGCTTTTAGCCACGCCCACCTCCTGTAGCCACGCCCCCTCTGGCtgtggccacgccccctcggTGCGGCTcggccccgcccctcccggAGTCGCGGCGCGGGCGGGGCCATGGAGGAGccgcggggggcgcggggctgggaggggggcgcggggcccgGGGACGGGAACCGGGATCGGGACCGGGAATGGGACCAGGACCAGGACCGGGATTGGGACGAGTCCGccccgctgctgccgccgccgcccagCAGCGTGCGTGAGAGGGGGGCGccgggagggggctggggggggggggatttggggtttggggtttggggtctggggTCTCGCCTCACATCGCCCTGCCCGCCCTTCCGTCCCCACAGCCGCCCCCCGGCTCCTCGTTCGGCTGCGCGGTGCTCAACCTGATGAACGCGATCATGGGCAGCGGGGCGCTGGGCTTGTCCTTCGCCATGGCCAGCACCGGCGTCCTGGGCTTCAGGTGAGCGGGGGGGGGTggaattaattaattacagTTAATTAAGAGGGTGTGATTAATGACAGGGGGAGGGGAGCCAAGGAGCAGCGAGTGCTGCGGGCATCCTTGGTGAGTGCTGCCACCTCTGCTGTGGTTGCTCACATGGGAACACTGATATTGCTGCTCGGTGGTGATTTTTGGGGCATTTCCCCCATTGTACCCATATATTTACACCCCCCTGCACCCATATATTTACGTCTGAGTGCTGCTTTGCTACAGCAATGGGCCTTTGGGAGGGGGGTGCTTGCACATCCCAAATGCGTGAGCCCACCGAGCTGGGACTGGGCCAAGGCTGCCAGCTTGTACTGCTCTCTGGCCGCAAACCCGGCTTTATTTCACGTTaatcttt is part of the Anas platyrhynchos isolate ZD024472 breed Pekin duck chromosome 5, IASCAAS_PekinDuck_T2T, whole genome shotgun sequence genome and harbors:
- the TRMT5 gene encoding tRNA (guanine(37)-N(1))-methyltransferase isoform X3, with product MLLAQHSGRIPGLPAAAQTANFCTMRETMEENGSPELYLPNPEVRGMTLLNREAFKRTVVVPVLKVKKEIVHALVKALKHTVLQRPGLKRVIEDPEDEGSKLVILDPHQVPEFSLGQAEQEVLKHLNIPPEVSRYNLELTYENFKSEEILRAVLPEGQDVTSGFSRVGHIAHFNLRDHQLPYKHLIGQVIIDKNPGITCVVNKTSIIDSTYRNFEMEVLAGESNLVTKVKENNISYELDFAKVYWNPRLSTEHSRIVELLKPGDVLFDVFAGIGPFAIPAAKKKCVVFANDLNPESYKWLLHNCKLNKVDNKIKAFNLDGRDFLLGPVREELSKALALEKEAQKPAVHIVMNLPASALEFLDVFRHLLVGEPCGAAVLPTVHCYGFSKHENPAKEIQERAEASLGASLDGRCATYLVRNVAPNKEMLCISFQVPADVLYKRPCPAEEKPASKRLCTGKDFTEENVVS
- the TRMT5 gene encoding tRNA (guanine(37)-N(1))-methyltransferase isoform X1, with translation MAKDKPSAPLPMIAFIRTLWRFGCSARLLKANHSRTAAPNTSLPAVWMLLAQHSGRIPGLPAAAQTANFCTMRETMEENGSPELYLPNPEVRGMTLLNREAFKRTVVVPVLKVKKEIVHALVKALKHTVLQRPGLKRVIEDPEDEGSKLVILDPHQVPEFSLGQAEQEVLKHLNIPPEVSRYNLELTYENFKSEEILRAVLPEGQDVTSGFSRVGHIAHFNLRDHQLPYKHLIGQVIIDKNPGITCVVNKTSIIDSTYRNFEMEVLAGESNLVTKVKENNISYELDFAKVYWNPRLSTEHSRIVELLKPGDVLFDVFAGIGPFAIPAAKKKCVVFANDLNPESYKWLLHNCKLNKVDNKIKAFNLDGRDFLLGPVREELSKALALEKEAQKPAVHIVMNLPASALEFLDVFRHLLVGEPCGAAVLPTVHCYGFSKHENPAKEIQERAEASLGASLDGRCATYLVRNVAPNKEMLCISFQVPADVLYKRPCPAEEKPASKRLCTGKDFTEENVVS
- the TRMT5 gene encoding tRNA (guanine(37)-N(1))-methyltransferase isoform X2, which gives rise to MRTLWRFGCSARLLKANHSRTAAPNTSLPAVWMLLAQHSGRIPGLPAAAQTANFCTMRETMEENGSPELYLPNPEVRGMTLLNREAFKRTVVVPVLKVKKEIVHALVKALKHTVLQRPGLKRVIEDPEDEGSKLVILDPHQVPEFSLGQAEQEVLKHLNIPPEVSRYNLELTYENFKSEEILRAVLPEGQDVTSGFSRVGHIAHFNLRDHQLPYKHLIGQVIIDKNPGITCVVNKTSIIDSTYRNFEMEVLAGESNLVTKVKENNISYELDFAKVYWNPRLSTEHSRIVELLKPGDVLFDVFAGIGPFAIPAAKKKCVVFANDLNPESYKWLLHNCKLNKVDNKIKAFNLDGRDFLLGPVREELSKALALEKEAQKPAVHIVMNLPASALEFLDVFRHLLVGEPCGAAVLPTVHCYGFSKHENPAKEIQERAEASLGASLDGRCATYLVRNVAPNKEMLCISFQVPADVLYKRPCPAEEKPASKRLCTGKDFTEENVVS